The genomic segment TAGAGGAAGTTAATGAGGATCAAATATTATGCTTATACATAGATACGAAAAAATATCAGAAAAGTTTAGgtgtatgtttttataattatttaaaatatgaatttttaaTGACAGAATTTATTGATAATGGACATTTTACAGCTTTAGAATCTTTATTCATACAGAAAAGACCACATAAGTGTTTTTTCAATAGTACTAATGATTTAGTTGATGATGAAAGACTTTTAAATTTGTTTAAAATTTGTAATGTTCAAGCTATTCCTttggaaaagaaaaagtatgATGCAACAAATTTAAAAGATGAATTAAAGCTAATTATATCTCATAATGATGATGTAAGAAATTATGATAAACATTTAGAATTAGAAAATGCATGTAAATGTTTAATggttttaattaattatttaaaactaAAAGAAAATCAAGATATACATAATCaatgtaaaattaatatacataatatggATTTATATATGAGATTAGATAAAGCAGCTATTAGTGCATTAAATATCCTtccaaataaaaagaatatacatagttataataataatacaagtTTATTGAAATTTTTAGATAAATGTAATACTACGATAGGTTCCAAAAAATTAGTATCATGGTTAACACAACCATTAACTAATGTTgcagaaataaataaaagattaAATATTGTtgaatttttcataaaagaagatgatgctcgtaatgttattttttgtaattatttaaaaaggaTACCAGAATTAGATAAACTtaatcattatttaaaagaaataaatcaaaataatgaaattcgAGTAAAttctaaatataatgaagaaatgATTTTAAAGGATATtgtaaaaatgtattattctATTTTAGATTTTAAACAAATTTACTTTACTTTAAAACCTATTCAAGGAAAAAACAAAGAAACTATAGACGAAATCATTATAAATCCTTTACGTGACATTTTGAATAAattttctaaattattaGATATGATTGAAATAACTATAGACTTAGAAGAAGTTCAAGAAAATAAAGTTTATTTAATTTCGACAAGTTTTGATAATGAACTAGAAATTATTgctaatgaaaaaaatgccttaatgaagaaaatcaAAAAACATAAAGATGATGTagaaaaagatatttttGCAGATAAATATGATAGGACTTATAAAAGAGCAAATAGAGAAGATATTAGATTAGTAGATTGTAATACCAAcgtatttttatttagagTAACAAAAAAAGATTGTGGTTTAGTTCaacaagataaaaaaaaatatatgacagtacgtatgaataaaaatgaattctTATTTACAACgaatacattaaaaaatttatgtaaACAATATGATCattgtttaaatatttataatacattaCAATCAGAAatcataaataaaacaatatgtGCTGTTTCTACATATACACCAGTTATTGAAAAGTTTATTGATTTAGTATCTACATTAGATGTATTAATATCTTTTTCAGTCGTTTGTCATAATTCACCATTTCCATATGTTCGACCAGTAATAGTCGATCATGGAGAAAATGTAATTATGAGAAAATCACGTCATCCATTGTTAGAATTACAATATAATTTGAATAACTTCATACCTAATGATAtccatatgaataaaaagaaCAGTAGGTTAATTATAGTTACCGGACCTAATATGGGAGGGAAAAGTACATACATTAGACAAACAgctattatatgtatattagcTCAAATAGGTATGTTTGTACCATGTGATTTTTGTGAAGTTCCTATATTTACACAAATTATGTGCAGAGTTGGAGCTTCCGATTTTCAATTAAAAGGAATTTCAACCTTTTTATCAGAAATGATAGAAGCAGCAGCAATTGTAAAAAATGCTGATCaaaattcttttattattgttgacGAACTAGGTAGAGGTACATCTACTTATGAAGGATTAGGTATAAGTTGGTCTAttggaaaatatattttagataatataaaatgtttttgtCTATTTGCAACTCATTTCCATGAAATGTCAAATATTGCTTATCAATGTGAAGGGGTTATTAACAGACATGTAGAAACTACAATTGATAaggagaaaaagaaaatttgctttttatatgaaattaaAGATGGAGCTTCAAATAAAAGTTATGGAGTTAATGTTGCTGAAATTGCCAAATTACCAAAAGAAGTTATTCAAAAAGCTTATGAAAAAGTAGAGGAACTCGAATCAgctgaaaataaatattacttaaaagaaaaattaaatatagatACTTCAGCAAGTGCtgatgaaaattataaaatgaaaatttcaaattatatgaaaataaaagatgaaattcattatttattttcatctaCTAATGAAAATGAATTTATGGAACGCTTCGtttccaaaaaaaattatttaaaagaattagCTATATaagtacattttttttaataggaaaaaaaatatttattattataaagcaGGACATTTTTTAAtccatttataaaaaaaattataaattataaaaataaaaaaaattataaaaattataaaaattataaaaataaaaaaaattataaaaattataaaaattccattattttatgtatataaatatttatatttttaaagttAATGTTCCATGTTGATGCTTACaggatatttttaaatatcttACACATACATTTCCATAAAAATCAActgatttaatatttttattattccttatatttttttatttatatgatcaccatttattaattcttcatctaaaaaaaaaaaaaaaaaaaaaaaactctttttaaatttaacttttttttacactttttaaaaatgttattttttttgctttaaaaaaaaaaaaaaaaaatatataaaatcgtaatatatttgtacttATTTGAAAAATCCAACGTTGCGACGCAAGGTGcttattttcttataaatataaaagatatatgaTTATGTAGATTCCTTAATTTTGTTAAcgacaatatatataataatatatttatatagtgtacattttttatatatgtattctgatacatgaatat from the Plasmodium falciparum 3D7 genome assembly, chromosome: 14 genome contains:
- a CDS encoding DNA mismatch repair protein MSH2, putative; protein product: MENHEVEEVNEDQILCLYIDTKKYQKSLGVCFYNYLKYEFLMTEFIDNGHFTALESLFIQKRPHKCFFNSTNDLVDDERLLNLFKICNVQAIPLEKKKYDATNLKDELKLIISHNDDVRNYDKHLELENACKCLMVLINYLKLKENQDIHNQCKINIHNMDLYMRLDKAAISALNILPNKKNIHSYNNNTSLLKFLDKCNTTIGSKKLVSWLTQPLTNVAEINKRLNIVEFFIKEDDARNVIFCNYLKRIPELDKLNHYLKEINQNNEIRVNSKYNEEMILKDIVKMYYSILDFKQIYFTLKPIQGKNKETIDEIIINPLRDILNKFSKLLDMIEITIDLEEVQENKVYLISTSFDNELEIIANEKNALMKKIKKHKDDVEKDIFADKYDRTYKRANREDIRLVDCNTNVFLFRVTKKDCGLVQQDKKKYMTVRMNKNEFLFTTNTLKNLCKQYDHCLNIYNTLQSEIINKTICAVSTYTPVIEKFIDLVSTLDVLISFSVVCHNSPFPYVRPVIVDHGENVIMRKSRHPLLELQYNLNNFIPNDIHMNKKNSRLIIVTGPNMGGKSTYIRQTAIICILAQIGMFVPCDFCEVPIFTQIMCRVGASDFQLKGISTFLSEMIEAAAIVKNADQNSFIIVDELGRGTSTYEGLGISWSIGKYILDNIKCFCLFATHFHEMSNIAYQCEGVINRHVETTIDKEKKKICFLYEIKDGASNKSYGVNVAEIAKLPKEVIQKAYEKVEELESAENKYYLKEKLNIDTSASADENYKMKISNYMKIKDEIHYLFSSTNENEFMERFVSKKNYLKELAI